The sequence CTAAACAGGAGGGGGTACTGAGCAAGGAGAGGACGGGGTCCCAGAAGCCAAGGTGTCAGCACCCCCATGCTTGACTTCAGGGGCCCAAGAACTCTTTGCATAAAATATCTTCAGACCTAGCAGATGGTCAAAGGCACAAAGTTTAAACGCTGGGAGGGAGGGTTGTTGAGAGGGGTCTGGGGTACCCTGAGCCCAGGGGTAGACTAAGGGTGTGATTCATTCCCCTTCCCTGGAAGGGTGATTGCTCCACTGGGCCTATCACCACAGGACATTTTCCATTACAAGGAGGCACACTGCCCAGGCCTCCAGCACCCACCTTGGGGAAGGGGGTATCAAGTTGGCACAGGAAAGGCCCAGGGAAGGGGGCCACTCTGTACATTAATACTTTGGTGAGGTTTGGGGAGAAGCAGGACTCTACCCCTGGCTCCTGACTCAAACCCTCTCACTCAGCTGGACGCTGAACCCAATGTCCACACTACCCCCATCCCTACACAAGGCCAAGCCCACAGAACACTCCCAAGTGAGGTCCTGAGAATTGGACAATAGGGTGGAAGGGGTCGCAGGGTATCTTCTAGGAGAGAGCACTGGGAGAGATCACAGTTTCCGCTCCACAGGTTGCTGGAGACACAGTTCGCTGCCCGCAGAGATGATGGGCAAGTGATTGTCCATGTGGTAGCTGATGAGGTGACTGACACTCTCAAAGCGGTGATCCTTTGTCCGAACCTGGGAAGTGGGAAGGGAGAAGGTCAATTCAGGTGAAGAGTCAAATAAGACCTCAGTCCCCAAAGCTGAGGAAGCTGGAATGTTGAAGAGGGTTGAGGCAGGAGAAAAAGATGGCAGAAGCGGGAGGGCCGTCAGTCCTGATCATTGAGGCTTCTCTAGAAAGAGAAGCTGGAGATAGCCGTGGGAATGGGCAGGTCAGTGAACTGGGAAAAGGCAGAGGGGACATCAGCCCAGAAATCATGAAGCTGAGGGATAGCTACTCCTCCCCTGACCTGGAAGAAGGTGGTATGTCTCAGAAGAGGATACACAGTACAAAAAAGACATGCAAAGGAGGCTGAGGTTGCTGTAGAAAAGAGACCAAAGTTATGAGGGGCAGAGGGACAGTGCAGACAGGAGACAGAGCACTGGTCTGAGCCCTGAGTCTGGAGAAGCTGGGGAGGCCCCTGGCTCCTCTTGAGAGAGGAGATTTGGGGTGCCTAGCCTCTAACCATCTGACATTGAACATCACAACCTCTTAAGGAtggttttctcatttgtcaaaAGAGGGACTCAGGTGACATGTGCACCTTCCAGCACTCATGGGCATAAAGTTTAGGGATTGGCCGGGACTGAAGGGAAAACAGCTCAAGTTCAGGGATGTGAGAAGGGAAGGAACCCTAAGCCACTAGAGGGGGAATGCCAGGCACCTTGAGAGCAGGGGAGGCTCAGATAGAGGTGCCCAGCAGGTGAAGTCTAGAAAGCAGTGAAGCAGGAACAGGGCTGCACAGGAGGGTACTGcaccttcctctctgcctcaccCACCCATACCCCTGCGATACTCACCACACCCTCAGGGTCCACCAGTAGCAGGTGCTTGGGCTGCCCACTCTGCAGGCCAGTGAGCACATACTGGCCAGGCGTGGTCGTGCTTTCCCGCACCAGGAAGTCCCCGTTGAGCTGTAGCAGTGCCTCGGCCTCCCGCCGGCTCAGCTTCCCGTGAAACCAGGGCTCCCCTCGGAGCTGCTCAGCCATGGCCACCAACTGGGGAGGTGGAGGCACCCGCAGGGCATCTTCAAAGGGCTCTGGGGGTACAGAGAGAGGGCTAGAAGAGGCAGCTGGCACAACACATGCTCAAGAGCCAGACCCTCAGGGAGGGGAggccaggaagaaaagaggaggaacCAAGTGAGAAGACGCAGATGCAGGAAGGAGAGGGGCACACTCACTCATGTCAAAGAGGTCTCGGGGCGCGCTGCCATTGACGGCAGGATTGGGGGGCCCGGCCCCACCGCCTGCTTGCCGTGCCTTGTCTAGGTTCTGGACATTGACATAGGAGGGATCATCAAAGAGCTCTCTGCCTGCTGAGGAAAGGGAGGCTTTACAGTGATCCCCGCCCTGCTTCTCACACCCCACTCTGTCCCTCTCAGCTCCCTTCATACCTGGGCAGGGTGGCGGGGGCAGCATCTGTTTGCGGGCTTCTGGGTCTCCTCCAACAGGCTGCCCCACTGGCTGAAGGGACAAAAATAGGGTGAGACCAGAGGCCCTAACCAGACGCTGCCTTCCTGGGCCCAGCCCACCTTCATGCAAGCAACTTACCAGCGTGGCTCCCAGGTGGCTAGGGGTCTGGGCACTGGGTGGAGTGGGTCGAGCAGCCCCCTGGGGGACTCCTTCCCGAAGCCTCATGTCCACCACCCCCCCAAGAGGGGGTTCCTTCCCAGGGAAGTCATTATAGTACTGATGGTCAGGtggctcttcttcctcctcatccCAAGCTGAGCCATCAAAGCCAGCCATCCTgggagggacaggaggaagagaagagcatGGGTAAGAGGATGGAGAACAGACAGAACAGCGGTCACATACTGGGCATTCCCTGAGGGGTAGGCCTGAGGCTGGgtgtttcatatatataatcatttcatCCTCCTGGcaaccctataaggtaggtattatttccttcttcgattttatagatgaggaaaatgagggtcAGAGGTAAAAGGATTTAGGTCTCACAACTAAAAGGTGGTGGAGCTGAGATATGAATTCAGATTTGTCTTTAAAGTCATGCCCTTGATCATTAAGCTGTctcccaagagggagggggagcaGTAAGTACCGGGGAGGGGGGTGCTCCAGAGTCGTTTAACCTCCTCTAAATACTCAATACTACTGGTCTGAGGTGGGAAAGGTAAGGATCTCAGGAAAGAGCCATCCTCCCTCACCCAAATTCTTGACGGCTTctagaggcaagaaaatgaagaacTAAACTAAATATGGAGAAATGCACAAAAGGACAGACCAGCAATGAGATGGCTGGGAAAAGAAAAGCCCATCTAGCCAGGGAAGAGCTGCAGCGTGGACGTCCTGGACTACAGCTCCACCACGGGCACACGACAGGAAGAGGTGGCCCGGCAGCAGGCAGGGCCTCGAAAGACCTTCCTGATGGCCACAGGAAACTTAAGAATAGCAGGAAGTGGGAAGCAGGGGCGCACAGGTTATTTCCTTCCCTGCACCTCTCTGAGCTCAAGTGTGGGAAGAGCAGACCTACTTTTCCAATTCCGGTCTGGGGCCCAAGAGCTGGCCGCCCCCCAACCCTGGCCCACTCACCTGTCATGGGGGGTGACCAGCTTGGGCGGGTTCCTGAGGTATTGTTTGAAACGCAACTCGAAGGCCTGGCCAATGGTGCTGATGACGTCCTGAGCAAGCCCTTCGGGACACTCCAGGATGTGGcaggctggggacacagcagaggCCATCAGGGAGCTCGGGGGCAGCGCGGCCAGGAGGAGGCGCAGACAGAGGCCCTTGTCGTCTGTCCTCCACAGCCAGGAGCCGCAGGGTCCTGCTCACCTACCTCTCGGACAGCTGGCCCCACCCAGTGCTCCCCACCACGCCTCACCTCTCTGATTCACCGGGTCTTTGGCAACATAGGCGACATACTCGGCTGTGTCCTGGGGTGGACAGAGTCAGAAGAGGCCAGTTAGCTAAATTTCATAGCCCCACCTCACTCCTGACCCCTCAAACCCAGTCCTCTTCAGATATCACCTCAATCCTAGCACGCTCTATTCTCTAGCCAGTGTCTTTCCAACCCCTAGCCCCGTACTCTTCTCCCACCACCCGTGCTCCATTCCCCAACTCACCGGGTCCCCGCCAGACGCAAAGGAGATGGATTGCATGTGGTGGTTGGCGATGATCTGAGGGTTAGGGCAGGGgatggagaaggaagggaatgaCGTGTGTCAGGCAGCCTCAGGGCCCACTGGGCGCCCCCCACCATTGGCCCAGGACCCTGGGGTCCCAGTCTCATCCTTTTGGCTTCTCAACCCATGTCCTCCTAACCTCTTCCTTCCCTACCGTCCTGATGCTCCCAAGCCTTCTGTCCGAGTTTCTTGCCCTCATAACCGGGTCCTCACTTAGCCCTCCCATCAATGTTTCTGGTCCTGCCGCCCTAGTCCACCAACCTGTTTGCAGTCTGCGGCCATGAGGTTGAGGCTGCTGGTGGAGACGGTGAGAGTGATTGGCATTCCAGCAAATTTCAGGTTACTCCTCCCCAGGATGGAGCTGAGTGGACGGCTACAGGGCTAGGGAAGGGCCCAAGGATCTCAGAAGCTGGGGGCTCCCCGCACACCCCTGCCTCCTGGCCTCCTCCCCGCACGCCCCACACCAGCCTTCCCCCTGCTCCTCCACCTCTCCCGGCAGCGCCCCTAGCCCCATCGACCCCAGCTACCTTTCTCCTCCTTGTTGCCCCCTTAGCACCCGGCACAGCGTCACACACCAGACTGATGGCCTCCCTGGGGAAAGAGGGGTACTCAGACCCACGGCCTGCCTCCCACCCGGCTGGAGCTgccacagggctgggggaggggaaggccagGCCAGACTCCAGGGGCACTCCAGGCTCTTTGTCGTGGCGGATTGAATTAAGGGCCTTTAATATTTGATGACACTGAGAGGCCGCTTCCTGGCTGATTGGGTTAGAGCCTCAGTGGGTCTGGGCCCACCCCCTTCCAGCTACCAAATGTCCCATCCCCTTCCCAAAGGCAGCAGCAACCTTCCATCTACCCCCTTTTTCCACTCAAGCTCCAGCTGCCAGCTGCCTCTGCCACCTCCCCCACAACCCCCCAGGCTGCATAAGCAAGAAGGAGCCAGGTCAGAGTTGCCTCTCTTCATTGAGACTTCGACTCCCTTCCCTAACTTTCTCTCAATCCCCTTCACCACCCAAAGATGAGCCATCACTAGTGCCACTGCCAAGTGacccactcccccctcccctcacaaATCCCAGGACCCCCACACtccgcccccccgccccaccaacCTGGTGACCTGAGTCCGGGTGTTGAAGTCCAGGGCGCGCATTGACTGCAGGACCTCCACACATCCCATGTACTGAGGGGAGGGACAGGAGGAGAACAGTCAGCCGCCTCCCCCTACCTCTTCACAAAGAGCCCCAGGACTCTTCCCTGCTTGTTCCGTAAGGTTGCAGAAGTTCTGCCCACTGCCCGTGGATACATCCCACAACATGCAGAACAACAGGGTGAGGAGGGAAGGCAAGCTTGGGGGACCTCATGCATGTGGGAAGAGAATTCGGAGGGGAGTGACAGACACTGGGTGGGATGGAGTGACATCTCCAGAAAGGGGGAGGAGACTGGAGGGGACTGTCAAGAGTCACTCATTCCAACACTTACTAAGGGCTTGTGCTGGGCTTTGTGCTAAGCatggcagggtgggggtgggggagtcacAAGAAGGAAGGGGCCCCAGacagagctggaagggaagggGCGAAAGAATCAGAGAAGGGGCAAGAAAGGTTTAAGAAACAGGACACAGAAACCAAAGGAGTTGCTGGggaagagcaggaaaaaaaagactagtgAGCAGAGGAACTGGAGGAAGTGGGAGGGAGGATGTTCACTCACCCGAACCAAGTAGGAAACCCCGGGTCCCATGACTTTGTCGTTGGGATGCAGCCAGCCCCGCGTGGGCTTATTGACAAAGCTCCCGTGGCGGGTCCACTCCTCGCCCCCCAGCTGGCCCCCTTCCACCCGAGTCCTGCGCCCGCCGCCTCCACTCAGCTTGTTCATgtcctggaggaggggcagggggcctGAGTCCGGCATGGCTGCCCCTACGATCCCCTCCCCATCCTCGGCTGCCCTTCCTGGCTCCCCCTTCGGCCCCAGGCGCCCCCCAGCCGGGTTGGCCAGCTTCAGGTTGCTCATCCGGGGGAAGAAGGAGCACAGGGTAGTGGGACTATCGTCCCCAGGCAGAGGTGGCAG comes from Delphinus delphis chromosome 1, mDelDel1.2, whole genome shotgun sequence and encodes:
- the SHC1 gene encoding SHC-transforming protein 1 isoform X3 codes for the protein MNKLSGGGGRRTRVEGGQLGGEEWTRHGSFVNKPTRGWLHPNDKVMGPGVSYLVRYMGCVEVLQSMRALDFNTRTQVTREAISLVCDAVPGAKGATRRRKPCSRPLSSILGRSNLKFAGMPITLTVSTSSLNLMAADCKQIIANHHMQSISFASGGDPDTAEYVAYVAKDPVNQRACHILECPEGLAQDVISTIGQAFELRFKQYLRNPPKLVTPHDRMAGFDGSAWDEEEEEPPDHQYYNDFPGKEPPLGGVVDMRLREGVPQGAARPTPPSAQTPSHLGATLPVGQPVGGDPEARKQMLPPPPCPAGRELFDDPSYVNVQNLDKARQAGGGAGPPNPAVNGSAPRDLFDMKPFEDALRVPPPPQLVAMAEQLRGEPWFHGKLSRREAEALLQLNGDFLVRESTTTPGQYVLTGLQSGQPKHLLLVDPEGVVRTKDHRFESVSHLISYHMDNHLPIISAGSELCLQQPVERKL
- the SHC1 gene encoding SHC-transforming protein 1 isoform X2 — translated: MDLLPPKPKYNPLRNESLSSLEEGASGSTPPEELPSPSASSLGPMLPPLPGDDSPTTLCSFFPRMSNLKLANPAGGRLGPKGEPGRAAEDGEGIVGAAMPDSGPLPLLQDMNKLSGGGGRRTRVEGGQLGGEEWTRHGSFVNKPTRGWLHPNDKVMGPGVSYLVRYMGCVEVLQSMRALDFNTRTQVTREAISLVCDAVPGAKGATRRRKPCSRPLSSILGRSNLKFAGMPITLTVSTSSLNLMAADCKQIIANHHMQSISFASGGDPDTAEYVAYVAKDPVNQRACHILECPEGLAQDVISTIGQAFELRFKQYLRNPPKLVTPHDRMAGFDGSAWDEEEEEPPDHQYYNDFPGKEPPLGGVVDMRLREGVPQGAARPTPPSAQTPSHLGATLPVGQPVGGDPEARKQMLPPPPCPGRELFDDPSYVNVQNLDKARQAGGGAGPPNPAVNGSAPRDLFDMKPFEDALRVPPPPQLVAMAEQLRGEPWFHGKLSRREAEALLQLNGDFLVRESTTTPGQYVLTGLQSGQPKHLLLVDPEGVVRTKDHRFESVSHLISYHMDNHLPIISAGSELCLQQPVERKL
- the SHC1 gene encoding SHC-transforming protein 1 isoform X1 — protein: MDLLPPKPKYNPLRNESLSSLEEGASGSTPPEELPSPSASSLGPMLPPLPGDDSPTTLCSFFPRMSNLKLANPAGGRLGPKGEPGRAAEDGEGIVGAAMPDSGPLPLLQDMNKLSGGGGRRTRVEGGQLGGEEWTRHGSFVNKPTRGWLHPNDKVMGPGVSYLVRYMGCVEVLQSMRALDFNTRTQVTREAISLVCDAVPGAKGATRRRKPCSRPLSSILGRSNLKFAGMPITLTVSTSSLNLMAADCKQIIANHHMQSISFASGGDPDTAEYVAYVAKDPVNQRACHILECPEGLAQDVISTIGQAFELRFKQYLRNPPKLVTPHDRMAGFDGSAWDEEEEEPPDHQYYNDFPGKEPPLGGVVDMRLREGVPQGAARPTPPSAQTPSHLGATLPVGQPVGGDPEARKQMLPPPPCPAGRELFDDPSYVNVQNLDKARQAGGGAGPPNPAVNGSAPRDLFDMKPFEDALRVPPPPQLVAMAEQLRGEPWFHGKLSRREAEALLQLNGDFLVRESTTTPGQYVLTGLQSGQPKHLLLVDPEGVVRTKDHRFESVSHLISYHMDNHLPIISAGSELCLQQPVERKL